Proteins found in one Seonamhaeicola sp. S2-3 genomic segment:
- a CDS encoding CHAT domain-containing protein has protein sequence MLRLLKIHGWIVFILLLSVLNIGAQNLENNLKTIHTLIELDSLQKAESVINSNIEHLKISKKYQALSHYIFLTGKINVLKKDFGKANYNSKALLGYITQHSSNSKTLYLSNLEYSKLCLDIGNLPKAYEFAKKAKVFAKNTSNPSYLLESEYYLADYGMKLGQINVLNKHIRNAEHILKNNPNKEFKITARVYNLFGALMFFNSKQDSALHYFDKALKYIPNLEENAENTFYLPAAIQGNMALIKLNQGKPSEAKPLIQSSIKLAKEFLNKTKNHPLENRVKRNLTIGFSTLNGLHFDLGDFEKANLLSQQAFNYTKKHFPENSQEFFMAALTFAEVKIKKRDIKQALHFLEIAKNSLEKIPGENFQLKAFLNSEYANVYYMNKEYDKALKYREASHINYTKSNPNSLDPNKLYNTMDLAISYSEIGKKNKAIKITKDTYNYILTTKGEQDYFTNALMLTFSRIYFNLKMYQKSLNWSNKSLALYNDKSSNKTIDRIYFDENKAEIYLLNAKAKYHLATTKDSLFLKSLLPSINNAIEALKERKTTITSFDDVATLIEDNKKVFNFAKKINLELYNLTRNISYLENTINLHESALYNRIRARLNTNTKMSFSGIPKHVATREKALLQSLKNKNVNVDSIVFNTYKWHAFLDTLKTHYPKYFNMRYAIIEKPINKLYHKIPENTTVIRYLFIDENLYAFVLSSKEKSLVKLNSDYLEDSILKLSNNQFNIETTNTKLFKLYQQLWQPIKNKVTTDNVIIIPDGYLFNLSFESLTPIKIQTFKDLATNSLLAKHNISYNYSLLLVDKDKKTVDYSKDFIAFAPEFNSKMKKNYSITITDSISIDKTYLSLLPQPFSVDLAKEYSNFFNGDYFINENASKQVFKNKANEHKIIHIGTHAESNNITPELSRLIFAKTNENQDNSLYTYEIYNESLNSNLAILTACETGKPTYQAGEGMISLAHAFNYAGSESILTSLWKIDEKSSAKIVELFFKNIKKGMPKDLALKKAKLNYIANAKGRTASPEYWGGLVLIGDTTPILLNSSSNLLYWVLTIALLLLIIVIALRLKK, from the coding sequence ATGTTAAGATTGCTAAAAATACACGGATGGATTGTGTTCATTCTATTACTTAGTGTTCTTAATATAGGGGCTCAAAATTTAGAAAATAACCTAAAAACAATACACACATTAATTGAATTAGATTCATTACAAAAAGCTGAATCTGTTATAAATTCAAATATTGAACATTTAAAAATATCTAAAAAATATCAAGCACTGTCACATTACATTTTTTTAACAGGAAAAATTAATGTTTTAAAAAAAGACTTTGGTAAAGCAAATTATAACAGTAAAGCACTATTAGGTTATATTACACAGCACTCATCTAATTCAAAAACACTATATCTTTCAAATCTGGAATATTCAAAATTATGCTTAGATATTGGTAACTTACCTAAAGCCTATGAATTTGCTAAAAAAGCTAAAGTATTTGCTAAAAACACATCAAACCCTAGTTATTTACTAGAAAGTGAGTATTATTTAGCCGATTATGGAATGAAATTAGGCCAAATTAATGTTTTAAACAAACATATTAGAAATGCAGAACACATTCTTAAAAACAACCCCAATAAAGAATTTAAAATAACCGCTAGAGTTTACAATTTATTTGGAGCCCTAATGTTCTTTAACTCTAAACAAGATAGCGCTCTACATTATTTTGACAAAGCCCTAAAATATATTCCAAATTTAGAAGAAAATGCCGAAAATACATTTTATTTACCTGCGGCCATACAGGGCAATATGGCTTTAATAAAACTTAACCAAGGAAAGCCTTCCGAAGCAAAACCCTTAATTCAATCTTCCATAAAGCTTGCTAAAGAATTTTTAAACAAAACTAAAAACCATCCTTTAGAAAACAGAGTAAAACGAAACTTAACTATTGGCTTTAGTACACTTAACGGACTACATTTTGATTTGGGAGATTTTGAAAAAGCCAACCTCTTATCTCAACAAGCCTTTAACTATACTAAAAAACACTTTCCTGAAAATTCACAAGAATTCTTTATGGCAGCGTTAACATTTGCCGAAGTAAAAATTAAAAAAAGAGATATTAAACAAGCCTTACATTTTTTAGAAATAGCTAAAAATAGTCTAGAAAAAATCCCTGGGGAAAATTTTCAGCTAAAAGCCTTTTTAAATAGTGAATATGCTAATGTATACTACATGAACAAAGAGTATGATAAGGCTTTAAAATACAGAGAAGCAAGCCATATTAACTACACAAAATCTAACCCCAACTCACTAGATCCCAATAAATTATACAACACTATGGATTTAGCAATTTCTTATTCTGAAATAGGGAAAAAAAATAAAGCCATAAAAATAACTAAAGACACTTATAACTATATTTTAACAACAAAAGGTGAACAAGATTATTTTACCAATGCCTTAATGTTAACATTTTCTAGGATATATTTTAACCTAAAAATGTACCAAAAAAGTTTAAATTGGAGTAACAAAAGTTTAGCTCTTTACAATGATAAATCTTCTAACAAAACGATAGATAGAATTTATTTTGATGAAAACAAGGCTGAAATATACCTTTTAAATGCAAAAGCTAAATACCATTTAGCAACCACAAAAGATAGTTTATTCCTAAAAAGCCTTTTACCAAGTATTAACAATGCTATTGAAGCGCTTAAAGAACGAAAAACTACAATTACGTCTTTTGATGATGTAGCTACATTAATAGAAGACAACAAAAAAGTGTTCAATTTTGCAAAAAAAATAAACCTAGAACTATACAACTTAACCCGCAACATTTCTTATTTAGAAAACACTATAAACCTTCATGAATCGGCTTTATACAACAGAATTAGAGCTAGGTTAAATACCAATACTAAAATGTCTTTTTCAGGGATACCAAAACATGTTGCCACAAGAGAAAAAGCTCTTCTACAATCCTTAAAAAACAAAAATGTTAACGTAGATTCTATAGTCTTTAATACTTACAAATGGCATGCTTTTCTAGATACCCTTAAAACGCATTATCCAAAGTATTTTAATATGCGTTATGCAATTATTGAAAAACCAATAAACAAATTATATCATAAAATTCCAGAAAACACCACTGTTATACGGTATCTATTTATAGATGAAAATTTATATGCGTTTGTACTTTCTTCTAAAGAAAAAAGTCTTGTTAAATTAAATTCAGATTACCTTGAAGATTCTATTTTAAAACTGTCTAACAATCAGTTTAATATTGAAACTACAAACACAAAATTATTTAAATTATACCAACAACTTTGGCAACCCATAAAAAACAAAGTAACTACAGATAACGTTATAATTATTCCTGATGGTTATTTATTTAATTTAAGTTTTGAAAGTTTAACTCCTATTAAAATACAAACATTTAAAGATTTAGCTACAAACAGCCTTTTAGCAAAACATAATATATCATACAACTACAGCTTATTGTTAGTAGATAAAGACAAAAAAACAGTTGATTATAGTAAAGATTTTATAGCATTTGCTCCAGAGTTTAATTCAAAAATGAAAAAAAACTACAGTATCACAATTACAGATTCTATTTCTATTGATAAAACCTATTTAAGCCTATTACCACAGCCTTTTAGTGTAGATTTAGCCAAAGAATACTCTAATTTTTTTAATGGCGATTATTTTATAAATGAAAATGCCTCTAAACAAGTATTCAAAAACAAAGCCAACGAACATAAAATTATTCATATAGGTACACATGCAGAATCTAACAATATAACACCAGAATTGTCTAGATTAATTTTTGCAAAAACCAACGAAAACCAAGATAATTCATTATATACATACGAAATTTATAACGAAAGTTTAAACTCTAATTTAGCTATTCTAACGGCTTGTGAAACAGGAAAACCAACATACCAAGCAGGTGAAGGCATGATATCTCTTGCACATGCTTTTAACTATGCTGGTAGTGAAAGCATTTTAACCAGTTTATGGAAAATAGATGAAAAATCTAGTGCAAAAATTGTGGAACTCTTTTTTAAAAACATCAAAAAAGGAATGCCCAAAGATTTAGCTCTTAAAAAAGCTAAACTTAACTACATTGCTAATGCCAAAGGCAGAACAGCATCTCCCGAATATTGGGGTGGTTTAGTTCTTATAGGAGATACAACTCCTATACTTTTAAACTCAAGTTCAAACCTTTTGTATTGGGTACTTACAATTGCTCTTTTGTTATTAATTATAGTAATTGCTTTACGCCTAAAAAAATAA
- a CDS encoding Na(+)-translocating NADH-quinone reductase subunit F, with product MKTTPRFEKVIKKLYKAFHNNTLNPECCKQCAVGNILDNTDSWKHLSDFHGSITLNYVGKVNQNLGRKFNGYTPCELLQIEATFLKACGYELPLHFKNKKPENPCDKDTLFKGLSEVITLLCKLDNIPNVMDYQKLFKPKTELHPVIF from the coding sequence ATGAAAACCACTCCACGATTTGAAAAAGTCATTAAAAAGCTTTATAAAGCTTTTCATAACAACACCTTAAATCCTGAGTGTTGTAAGCAATGTGCTGTTGGAAATATTTTAGACAATACCGATAGCTGGAAACATTTATCAGACTTTCATGGAAGTATTACTTTAAATTACGTTGGAAAAGTCAATCAAAACTTAGGAAGAAAGTTTAATGGTTACACGCCCTGTGAATTATTACAAATTGAGGCTACATTTTTAAAAGCTTGTGGGTATGAGTTGCCTCTTCATTTTAAAAACAAAAAACCAGAAAACCCTTGTGATAAAGACACGCTCTTTAAAGGCTTGTCAGAAGTTATTACATTATTATGCAAGCTTGATAATATTCCAAACGTAATGGATTATCAGAAACTTTTTAAACCTAAAACTGAACTTCATCCTGTTATTTTTTAG
- the nqrF gene encoding NADH:ubiquinone reductase (Na(+)-transporting) subunit F, giving the protein MLLAASTLGTILATVAAFLVLTLALVGLLLFVKQKLAPSGPVKITINGEKEIEVPSGGTLLSTLGNQKIFLPSACGGGGTCIQCECHVLSGGGEALPTETPHFSRKELQEGARLACQVKVKQDMNITIPEEVFGIKKWEATVVRNYNVASFIKEFVVEIPEDMNYKAGGYIQIEIPPCEIKYSDIDITAHPEEHETPDKFQAEWDKFGLWPLVMKNDEVVERAYSMASYPAEGREIMLNVRIATPPWDRNKNGWMDVNPGIASSYIFSRKPGDKVTISGPYGEFFINESDAEMLYVGGGAGMAPMRSHLYHLFKTVKTGRKVTYWYGGRSKRELFYIEHFRELEKDFPNFKFYLALSEPLPEDNWKVKKDINDEEGDGFVGFIHNCVIDNYLNHHEAPEDIELYFCGPPLMNKAVQKMGEDFGIPDENIRFDDFGG; this is encoded by the coding sequence ATATTATTAGCAGCAAGTACATTAGGAACAATTTTAGCAACAGTAGCGGCGTTTTTAGTTTTAACTTTAGCGTTGGTAGGCTTGTTATTATTTGTAAAACAAAAATTAGCACCATCTGGCCCTGTAAAGATTACTATCAATGGTGAAAAAGAAATAGAAGTTCCTTCAGGAGGAACCTTATTATCTACTTTAGGTAACCAAAAAATATTTTTACCATCTGCTTGTGGTGGAGGTGGAACCTGTATTCAGTGTGAATGTCATGTGTTATCTGGTGGAGGTGAAGCTTTACCAACTGAAACCCCTCATTTTAGTAGAAAAGAATTACAAGAAGGTGCTAGATTAGCATGTCAAGTTAAGGTAAAACAAGACATGAATATAACCATTCCAGAAGAAGTGTTTGGTATTAAAAAGTGGGAAGCAACTGTTGTAAGAAACTACAATGTAGCATCATTTATTAAAGAGTTTGTTGTAGAAATTCCTGAGGATATGAACTATAAAGCAGGAGGGTATATTCAAATTGAAATTCCTCCTTGTGAAATAAAGTATTCTGATATAGATATTACAGCACATCCCGAAGAGCACGAAACACCAGATAAATTTCAAGCAGAATGGGATAAATTTGGTCTTTGGCCATTGGTAATGAAAAATGATGAAGTAGTTGAGCGTGCTTATTCTATGGCTTCTTATCCAGCTGAAGGACGTGAAATTATGCTTAACGTACGTATTGCAACTCCACCATGGGATAGAAATAAAAATGGATGGATGGATGTAAACCCAGGTATAGCATCGTCGTATATTTTCTCTAGGAAACCAGGAGATAAGGTGACTATTTCAGGTCCTTATGGTGAGTTCTTTATAAATGAAAGTGATGCAGAAATGTTATATGTTGGTGGTGGTGCTGGTATGGCTCCAATGCGTTCACACTTATACCATTTGTTTAAAACTGTAAAAACTGGGCGTAAAGTAACGTACTGGTATGGTGGTCGTTCTAAACGTGAATTGTTCTACATTGAACACTTTAGAGAGTTAGAAAAAGATTTCCCTAACTTTAAGTTTTACTTAGCTTTATCAGAGCCTTTACCTGAAGATAATTGGAAAGTTAAAAAAGATATCAATGATGAAGAAGGCGATGGTTTTGTTGGATTTATTCACAATTGTGTGATTGATAATTATTTGAATCATCATGAAGCTCCAGAAGATATTGAATTATATTTCTGTGGACCTCCTTTAATGAATAAAGCGGTTCAGAAAATGGGAGAAGATTTTGGTATCCCAGATGAGAACATTAGGTTTGATGACTTTGGAGGATAG
- the nqrE gene encoding NADH:ubiquinone reductase (Na(+)-transporting) subunit E, which produces MEYLELFFKSIFIDNMVFATFLGMCSYLAVSKKVSTAVGLGAAVIFVLLVTVPLNWLLDQYILQPGALGKWLGEEYADYDLSFLSFIMFIATIATMVQLVEIIVEKFSPSLYNSLGIFLPLIAVNCAILGGSLFMQSREIPTIGLATVYGLGSGIGWFLAILAIAAIREKIRYSNVPPALRGLGITFIITGLMAIGFMSFGGMLTGGDEEPKEENTVLADEDAKKEEVKKDIADNTIKVVE; this is translated from the coding sequence ATGGAATATTTAGAATTATTTTTCAAATCAATATTTATTGATAACATGGTATTTGCAACATTCTTAGGAATGTGTTCTTACCTTGCTGTATCAAAAAAAGTATCAACAGCAGTTGGTCTTGGTGCTGCGGTAATATTTGTTTTATTAGTTACGGTACCCTTAAACTGGTTATTAGATCAGTATATTTTACAACCAGGCGCTTTAGGGAAATGGTTAGGAGAAGAATATGCAGATTATGATTTAAGTTTCCTTTCTTTTATTATGTTTATTGCTACTATTGCAACAATGGTACAATTAGTGGAAATTATAGTTGAGAAATTCTCTCCATCACTATATAATTCACTTGGTATCTTCTTACCGCTTATTGCTGTAAACTGCGCCATTTTAGGAGGATCTTTATTTATGCAATCTCGTGAAATTCCAACCATTGGTTTAGCAACAGTTTATGGTTTAGGTTCTGGTATTGGTTGGTTTTTAGCAATTCTTGCTATTGCAGCTATACGAGAGAAAATAAGATATTCTAACGTACCACCAGCATTAAGAGGATTAGGAATTACATTTATAATAACTGGGTTAATGGCTATCGGTTTTATGAGTTTTGGAGGCATGCTAACCGGAGGAGATGAAGAGCCTAAAGAAGAGAATACGGTATTGGCAGATGAAGATGCAAAAAAGGAAGAAGTTAAAAAGGATATCGCTGATAACACAATAAAAGTAGTAGAATAA
- a CDS encoding NADH:ubiquinone reductase (Na(+)-transporting) subunit D, whose translation MGLLSKKDQKLILDPLADNNPITIQVLGICSALAITAQLKASIVMTVSVIFVLGLGNVVISLIRNIIPSKIRIIVQLTVVAALVIIVDQVLKAFSYQLSKELGAFIGLIITNCIIMGRFEAFALGNGPWKSFLDGVGNALGYGIILIIVGFFRELLGSGTLLGFKVLGDPIAKTGLYATGYENNGFMLLAPMALIVVGIIIWVQRSRNKALIEDH comes from the coding sequence ATGGGACTATTATCAAAAAAAGATCAAAAGTTAATTTTAGATCCTTTAGCAGACAATAACCCAATTACTATTCAGGTACTTGGTATTTGTTCAGCATTAGCAATTACAGCACAATTGAAAGCATCAATTGTAATGACTGTTTCTGTGATTTTTGTATTAGGATTAGGTAATGTGGTTATTTCATTAATAAGAAATATTATTCCATCAAAAATTAGAATTATTGTACAGCTAACCGTAGTTGCTGCTTTAGTAATTATTGTAGACCAAGTGTTAAAAGCATTCTCTTATCAATTAAGTAAAGAGTTAGGAGCTTTTATTGGATTAATTATTACAAACTGTATTATAATGGGACGTTTTGAGGCTTTTGCTTTAGGAAATGGCCCTTGGAAATCATTTTTAGATGGTGTTGGTAATGCATTAGGGTATGGAATCATCTTAATTATTGTAGGGTTCTTTAGAGAGTTGTTAGGCTCTGGAACTTTATTAGGATTTAAAGTTTTAGGAGACCCAATTGCAAAAACAGGATTGTACGCTACAGGTTATGAGAATAACGGGTTTATGTTATTAGCTCCAATGGCGTTAATTGTTGTAGGAATTATTATTTGGGTACAACGTTCTAGAAATAAAGCATTAATAGAAGATCATTAA
- a CDS encoding Na(+)-translocating NADH-quinone reductase subunit C: MSNKTDSNVYTVLFAIGMVIVVGALLAFVASSLRPKIDENKRIEKQQNILYAMGVNENDESSAIFVADDVVGEQFQKYITKQLVITEGTKVVEDDQAYLIDVKKEQSNAKEGLERRLPLFVGEKDGKTYYVAPIRGKGLWDAVWAYIAMDADMVVQGAYFDHKGETAGLGANIKERFFMDDFIGEHLKDDSGNFVGIAISKSNGDPLNKDKTDNEVDAIAGATITGDGVAAMIKSELKLYVPYFNTLKN, from the coding sequence ATGAGTAATAAAACAGATTCAAATGTATATACAGTACTATTTGCCATTGGAATGGTAATAGTAGTAGGTGCTTTACTAGCGTTTGTGGCGTCTTCATTAAGACCAAAGATTGATGAAAATAAGCGTATTGAAAAGCAACAAAACATCCTTTACGCTATGGGAGTAAATGAAAACGACGAAAGTAGTGCTATTTTTGTTGCAGATGATGTTGTAGGAGAGCAATTTCAAAAATATATTACAAAACAATTAGTAATTACTGAAGGAACTAAGGTTGTAGAAGATGATCAAGCGTATTTAATTGATGTAAAGAAAGAGCAATCTAATGCAAAAGAAGGTCTTGAAAGACGTTTACCTTTATTTGTGGGTGAAAAAGATGGTAAAACTTATTATGTAGCACCAATTAGAGGGAAAGGACTTTGGGATGCTGTATGGGCTTATATTGCAATGGATGCTGATATGGTTGTTCAAGGCGCTTACTTTGATCATAAAGGTGAAACAGCTGGTTTAGGAGCCAATATTAAAGAACGTTTCTTTATGGATGATTTTATTGGAGAGCACTTAAAAGATGACTCTGGAAACTTTGTAGGAATTGCAATTTCTAAAAGTAACGGAGATCCTTTAAATAAAGATAAAACAGATAATGAGGTAGATGCTATTGCTGGAGCAACCATTACTGGAGACGGTGTTGCTGCAATGATAAAGTCTGAACTTAAATTGTATGTACCTTATTTTAACACTTTAAAAAACTAA
- a CDS encoding NADH:ubiquinone reductase (Na(+)-transporting) subunit B has translation MGLKQNLHNFKEKNKNKKWLPAFSAIHTFLFLPNETTHGGTHIKAADDLKRTMNTVIMAMVPCLIFGMFNAGYQHSLAIGEIQAASSGFFSSEFWTLANFSIGFWKILPLIIVSYGVGLGIEFLFAIIKGHEVEEGYLVTGMLVPLIVPIDIPLWMLAVAVAFGVVIGKEVFGGTGMNILNPALTIRAFLFFAYPTWMSGDKVWVHEAVERAGTPDAISGETILGTLAQNNDVGYSVMDMFLGFIPGSIGETSTLLILLGGLFLIFTKIGSWRIMLSSCLGAIAMGLIFNWVVDAGVITESSKFYGLMSTTWWHHLLIGGFAFGTVFMATDPVTASQTNKGKWIYGFLVGFISIMIRVFNPAYPEGVMLAILLMNVFAPTIDHYVVQGNVKKRMKRLKAKTA, from the coding sequence ATGGGCTTAAAACAAAACTTGCATAATTTTAAAGAGAAAAATAAAAATAAAAAATGGCTACCAGCATTTTCGGCCATTCATACATTTTTATTCTTACCAAATGAGACCACACACGGAGGTACTCATATAAAAGCTGCTGATGATTTAAAACGTACCATGAATACTGTAATTATGGCTATGGTACCGTGTTTAATCTTTGGTATGTTTAATGCTGGTTATCAGCATAGTTTAGCTATTGGAGAAATTCAGGCTGCTAGTTCAGGTTTCTTTAGTTCAGAATTTTGGACATTGGCTAATTTTTCAATTGGTTTCTGGAAAATTTTGCCATTAATAATTGTATCCTACGGAGTTGGTTTAGGAATAGAATTTCTATTCGCCATAATAAAAGGACATGAAGTAGAAGAAGGGTATTTAGTAACTGGAATGTTAGTGCCTCTTATTGTACCCATAGATATTCCACTTTGGATGTTAGCAGTAGCAGTTGCTTTTGGAGTTGTTATTGGTAAAGAAGTATTTGGAGGTACAGGAATGAACATTTTAAATCCTGCCTTAACCATAAGAGCATTTTTATTCTTTGCCTATCCTACTTGGATGAGTGGAGATAAAGTTTGGGTACATGAAGCAGTAGAAAGAGCAGGAACACCAGACGCTATTTCTGGAGAAACTATCTTAGGTACTTTAGCTCAAAATAATGATGTTGGTTATAGTGTTATGGATATGTTTCTTGGGTTTATACCTGGTTCTATTGGTGAAACATCAACCTTACTAATACTATTAGGAGGTTTATTTTTAATCTTCACTAAAATTGGTAGTTGGAGAATCATGCTGTCATCTTGTTTAGGTGCTATAGCAATGGGATTAATTTTTAATTGGGTTGTAGATGCTGGTGTTATAACAGAAAGTAGCAAGTTTTACGGCTTAATGAGCACAACTTGGTGGCATCACTTATTAATTGGTGGTTTTGCTTTTGGTACAGTGTTTATGGCTACAGATCCTGTTACTGCATCGCAAACTAATAAAGGAAAATGGATTTATGGTTTCTTAGTTGGGTTTATTTCAATTATGATACGTGTTTTCAACCCTGCATACCCAGAAGGCGTTATGTTAGCAATACTATTAATGAATGTATTTGCACCAACTATTGATCATTATGTGGTTCAAGGAAATGTTAAGAAAAGAATGAAACGTTTAAAAGCTAAAACTGCTTAG
- a CDS encoding Na(+)-translocating NADH-quinone reductase subunit A, with amino-acid sequence MSNDIRIKKGLDINLKGTAEKKLDTAIVSNFCTIRPEDFHGVIPKLILKVGAKVKAGEAVFYDKSNENVKFVSPVSGEITEIVRGEKRRILAIKIQVDKTQTYQDNGKIDVNAAKADDVKAHLLASGCWPFVKQRPYDVIANPDKSPKAIFVSGYASAPLAADLDFTLQGKEAELQAAVTALGKLTDGAVHISIGKNSNSPLATLTGVTIHKVSGPHPSGNVGTLINKVDPINKGEVVWTVNAQDLVIIGELLLTGKFNAERIVALAGSEIEAPRYLVTKIGSEVSTLIYDKGISKDSNARIISGNVLSGKEIKPDGALDYYSNVISVIPEGDDYEFFGWTKPIFNKVSTSRALTFSWLNPKKQYDLNTNTNGEHRAFVVTGAYEEVFPLDIYPLQILKACMYKDLDEMEALGMYEVAPEDFALTEFVCVSKQPHQKIIREGLDLMLKEIG; translated from the coding sequence ATGTCAAACGACATTCGTATTAAAAAAGGTCTAGACATAAATCTTAAAGGTACAGCTGAAAAAAAGTTAGATACAGCTATAGTAAGCAATTTTTGTACCATTAGACCAGAGGACTTCCACGGCGTTATTCCAAAATTGATTTTAAAAGTTGGAGCTAAAGTAAAAGCAGGTGAAGCTGTTTTTTACGATAAATCTAACGAAAATGTAAAATTTGTTTCTCCAGTATCTGGTGAAATAACAGAAATTGTACGTGGTGAAAAAAGGCGAATTTTAGCTATTAAAATTCAGGTAGATAAAACACAAACCTACCAAGACAATGGTAAGATTGATGTAAATGCAGCCAAAGCAGATGATGTTAAAGCACATTTATTAGCTTCGGGGTGTTGGCCATTTGTAAAACAACGTCCGTATGATGTTATTGCAAATCCAGATAAATCTCCCAAAGCTATTTTTGTTTCTGGGTATGCCAGTGCACCATTAGCAGCCGATTTAGACTTTACATTACAAGGTAAAGAAGCAGAATTGCAAGCAGCAGTTACAGCCTTAGGTAAACTTACCGATGGAGCTGTTCATATTTCTATAGGTAAAAATTCTAATTCGCCTTTGGCAACACTTACTGGTGTTACTATTCACAAAGTGTCTGGTCCGCATCCATCTGGTAATGTAGGTACTTTAATTAACAAAGTAGATCCTATAAATAAAGGAGAGGTTGTTTGGACAGTTAACGCTCAAGATTTAGTAATAATTGGCGAATTGCTATTAACAGGAAAGTTTAACGCAGAACGTATAGTAGCTTTAGCAGGATCTGAAATTGAAGCTCCTAGATACTTAGTTACCAAAATTGGAAGTGAAGTTTCTACTTTAATTTATGATAAAGGTATCTCTAAAGATTCTAATGCTAGAATTATTTCTGGAAACGTATTAAGTGGAAAAGAAATTAAACCAGATGGAGCGTTAGATTATTATAGCAATGTTATTTCTGTGATTCCAGAAGGTGATGATTATGAGTTTTTTGGTTGGACAAAACCAATCTTTAATAAAGTATCAACATCTAGAGCTTTAACTTTCTCTTGGTTAAATCCTAAAAAACAATACGATTTAAATACCAATACTAATGGAGAACACAGAGCATTTGTTGTTACTGGTGCTTATGAAGAGGTTTTCCCGTTAGATATTTATCCGTTACAAATCTTAAAAGCATGTATGTATAAAGATTTAGACGAGATGGAAGCTTTAGGAATGTACGAAGTTGCACCCGAAGATTTTGCGTTAACAGAATTTGTATGTGTGTCTAAACAACCACATCAAAAGATTATAAGAGAAGGTTTAGACTTAATGCTTAAAGAAATAGGATAA